The Tripterygium wilfordii isolate XIE 37 chromosome 1, ASM1340144v1, whole genome shotgun sequence sequence CTATTTATCTTTGGGTAGAATGTGAGAAATTCATTAAATCTTATATATCCAGCAATCTGCATATGCTCAAATCTATAAATGATATAGTTCCACAAACATTAGAGATACCATTGTTTTTAGTATTCCCCAAGCTTCCTTTTCATTGGCTCTAACGTTCATTCAAGCATTCTGGCTCCCATTAGCAAAAGAGACTCCCGAAAAAGCACTGTAGTCAGTGTACGTAGTACTAGTGACTagtgagagaaagagaaaggtgGTGAGAATTTAAAAATTTTGCAGTATACCATGAAAAGAAATAAACCAAAGCTTTAGTTCCAGAGAGAGGCAATGGCATATTAAAGCTGCAAATGGAATCCTTGTTCAAACTGCGTGTGAAATTCTCTGTTTGAGTAACATCTTTATAAaaggctgctgctgctgctgctttaaAGCTTCAATCTTTACTACTTTCTCGTAACATAAACTGATAACGAATCTTCTTCATGTGCCACCCACAACCAagttacatacatatatatagcaactaccaccaccaccaccactagcACCACTACTTAATTTATGAAAAAGAAACTCTAACTAAAGTTGTTGAATTGACCGAGATGATATACTCAATCTCTCTGGCTTTAAGTTTATTCtttcacatatatattttaccTCCTTCATGTTTGATAAAGTACTAGCTAGAAGATGTTAGAAAATCGACCCGAAACATTACAAACAatatattgtccactttgggccTTAGCATGCGTGACTTTGTTCTTCTGGATCGTTCCGTATGTGGTATGTAAGGCTCAAAAAAGGTCTTGTTGGAGATTGAAGATTTGACCATCTCATGCAACAATATTGGCTGCTCTGGGTTTCGGTTCATTGGGTTTCGGTTCATTGTGAATACATCGGATTACCCTAACAGCTTGTCCTTATTATGGGACCTCGTTGAATGAGAGAtgcttgaattatttttttataaacgaCATCTTTTGGTGTTATCTAAGCGATGTAGAATTAGAAGTCTGACAAAAGCAATGTGCAGACAATCTTGCTTCTCTTGCTTCTAGTTTACCTATGGGTATCCATCATTTCTTTAactcctccttcttcttgtaATGATCTTATCACGACTAATATTGTAGGGGTTGCCTACCCCATAATGGTTTCTGAATAAAGTTTTCAATCGTTTTGACTAAAAAAAGTAAACCCAAATATATACTAAGAAAACAAACATTAGTACAGTTTCGATTTCGACCACTTCTTGGTCTTAATTGGTACATCGTCATAACACACTTCAACCACacatgcaaaaaagaaaaagaaagaacatggTGATCCTACtcccatatccatatccatattcCACAAACCCAAACACCCACAATAGAAACAACTTAACAGTAGAACAttgattgagaaagaaaaaactcaaattAAGGTTACTCAAGGATATGCACCATTTGTTGTTGGAAGATCAGACCACGATGAGGAAAATGCTGGATTATTACTCCAGTAACCTAATTGGTTTCCAGTTGCCGCCGGATTTGGCTCCAAGATGGATGAATAAGAAGATGCCGACGACGATCCCACATTGCTTGGAACACCTGGGACTGATTGACCTGTATAATAACCAGTACTAGTTGATGACCGAAGCCTTTGATAAAGCTCTTGAAGTCCAGTACTATTATCTTGAGCTTCTTGACCAACTataaccccattttgttgttgGCTATTGTTTTTCCAATAAGGGCTACAAAGACCAAGAGAAGGAGCCTGGCCAAGAGAATCCAAACTTAGGGTTTGACCATTTAGGAGTGCAGGCTCTGAAGACATCATATGAGATCCAATCATTACACCCTCCCCCTTCACaaaattagggttagggttagggtttggcCTTAACAAGCTCAAAAGATGATGAGAACTCTGCGGCGAAGAGAATGAAATTGGATTTGAAGCAAGCTCATGATGATAATCAAACCCTCGAAAGCTCGATGATCCAATTCCGAAATCAGTTGCTAAAGTTTTTATCTCATTAGCActtgattttgaaattgatgTTGAGATAGTTGTGTTCTTGTTCTTCCTGCATCCACCTCCAATCGGAACATTTCTGAGGGCGCCGCCTTTGGTCCAGTACCGACGACAAGTTTTGCAGAAGTGGCGAGGCTGCGTGAGGTTGTAGTTGTTGTAGTAACAGAACTTTGTGTTTGAAGAATCGCATCGTGgacatctcaaattctcttTCTGATCAGATGAAGTTGTGGTAGTGGTAGTAGTAGTGGTATTTGTTGGTTTAGTAGAAGAAGATGGAGAGggtgaaggagaaggagaaggagtgGGTTCTAAAAGGGTTGATCCATTAATGGAGATTTTCCTCTCTCCACCAATTAGGGCTGCTGCATGACCTCCAAAGAGTTCTTGGATCATCTTCTTTTTTGATCTAACAACAatccaaaaacaagaaaagcaaaacaaagtATTTTTTGAGTTAGTGGATCGAAAAGCTAGCTAAAGAGATCGAGAAAGTAGGATTTGTTGTATGTATTATTGTAGTAGAGAGAATGTGCTTGAGAGAGAAGATGATGAGTTGGGGTTGAATGGTTTCTTTGTAGGCCAGGTTTCTTATGGGGTTTAGacatataaaaaaatgaaaaaaatgaaaaaaatggaaaacatataataaaaattaaatatttttaaagttATAAAGCATCCAACTTTATcaaatgtaaaataaaattaaaaaaaaacaagtggtTTTCGATATAGAATTTGGATGTAAGTGGTTTGTTGAGGGCAATATTGGTTTGAAGATGAGTGCTAGCTCCAACCTTCTTGTTTTCAATTCTAGCTTCCTCTGACTTCTCATGTTTGTTTCTGTACGGTTACATCCCGGCACAGTTTTGATCATTCCTTGTGCGAAAGGTGTTCTTCAATCCGACCCAAGTCCATTTGTGTTGAGAGAAgagaatatataatatatgttttttcTTAGTTTACCCTTCTTATTATAAGGTCCAAATTAATATTCGATGTGAACTCTTGTTATTGTTACCCTAATGATATATTGATTTTCATATATAATAGTACTCAAATgaatatcttcttctttttttttttttccctttcagccacactattttaatttttggcCATTATTCATGACTTCATTTTAGTCAAGGCATTCTAAACTAGCTAATCACATATACATAAGTGCATATGGTTAGTCAGTCTCAAGTTGAAATCTCATGGGAGGGTTAAATTActtgaaacataaattaattGCTGCTCCTGAGTTAATCATGTTAGAGTGGATTCCAGGATGGCCAACAATATGACTTCTCAATCGAGTTAATTAAGACATATACTTGAATGGTGTGATATTCAAGTTCGAGCCCCTACTCCTGCCTACtttaatttaaatttcaaaCGTGAGTGGTCAATTTCTATAATTGCATAGCTTTTTCAAATGAAGAAttagaaactttttttttatagaaaagtTATAGCCCAGCCACTCTAGCTAGAAGAGCCTCCTAAACAACTCTTGAAATGGTATTGAATTAATTGGTTCCTATAGGTAATTAATTATACCTTAAATAAAAGTGTTGGTACACTAAAGCACATAGAATTTACAATGATAATAGCAATCAAGTATTCCAAAAGAGAAATCTTTGTTGGAGGCTTTTGGAAGATGCTGTTTCAAAATAATCATTACTCGTCAAAGCAAACACTAATCGCGTCGAAATACGTGTAAAGCCAATGTCCCTACTATCTTCTCGTCTCAACAACAAAATTATAGTCCCAGCAAGACTCATGGCTTTGAATTCACAAACATATACAATAAATTCGTAAACCCAATTaaaacacattcataattttttttttaaaaaacttgtGACCCTAAATCACCACAACAGTCAATGGTCATCCCATAATTATATCAAAGTTGGTAGGATTTGCATAGATGTGATATGATAGCCATCGTGTGTAACACATTTagtcattttgaaaaatttagGTTATGATGATCTTAACACGTGTGAGTGGTATATGCACACGTGTGTGTAACACATTtagtcattttgaaaattttaggtTATGATGATCTTAACACGTGTGAGTGGTATATGTCCCTCTTACTTACTTTGAAAACTCTTTTAATCAACAATTCTACCACTCTccttttggacatccgatataaACCTATATTTGAACTGTTAGGTTCGCGTGCATAGAAGTTTTTCTCCTGACAATAGGATAAACTAGGTTAAAATTTAGTGCATGACCACAAAAGTATTGTTACATATGAGAATCAAATTCAGTTTGACCATATAGAGATTCACGACTAGACTATCACCTAAAGTAGTTTAGTTTGAAAACTCAACAAATGTAAAATATTCAAGGGAGACTTGCACGATTGCATCGttggaattcttttttttttcttaaccaACACAGGCATCACCAGAATATTAAGACTCAAAAAGTAAGGGTAAGACTTATCGGTTAAACCAAAAAAAGTTACCTACTCCCGACACACTTAGATGAATTGGAAAAATTAGTGCATGCACTGCCTACtttggaagaagaaagaaaggtcTCAATGGAATATATGTATTGGTCCCATATATGATTTGATTCCTTAATTACCTTAATTTGGTCACACTTGATAGGCACTTTTTAACTATTAAGGAATTTCATTGACCTAGCTAGGCCATTGAATCTCCAATTTGGAGGTTATGCAATTTTTTAGAGTATACAATTTACGTCTAATGGTGGAAAAAAAGtcagacaaattttaaaaatgaaaaaacaaaaaaaattatatgatgtGGCATACTTCCAAACCATTAGATTGAAATTGTAGATTCTATAATTTCAAATGAATTGCAGACCTCCCTAATCCATTGATCTTAGAAATTATTAGCTACCTAATTAAGACGGTATGATTTTGAACTGTCGTTTCACCTAATAACCATGCACTACACATATCAGACAAATTACAAATTGACGTCCACTATGGAAACTTTATTGGCTATTTAAGCATCGATTAGGGCTTGTCAATATCATccaactcctctctctctctcattgtttttttttaatgacggACGAATTGACTAAGACTGTAAtagtaaaaaatttaataatatgAGTGTGAACCAATGTTTTAAATGTCGGATTTTAAATCGTTCCGTTAGACCATCGATAACCTGTCGGTTggtttgatttaattaattaaaaattttgaaaattcataataaattataaaacttgtaaattattagaaaatactagaaaatttagaaaaatattataaattaaaatccatCCAAATACAATAAAGTATGAACTTGTTGTGGTCTATAATGGGAACTAATTAACTAGCGAGGTAAAAAAAGATTAAGGaagtgagaaaaagaaaagagaaaagataaAGGATAGGGTCAGGAATATATGTGGGTCCACACGTCTCAAATATGTGGAACAAATAGTCAATTTTCATCAGCATATGGAGACTAATTAATAAACTAATATCAATTAGTATAAGATTAATATGTGGTGAATAACGTTTAATGACTCCGTCCTCATCATTGAAATTCTAGGCAACTCGAATCTCACCAACTCATAAATCATGATGACTAGTTAGATGGATAAACTAATTATATCATATATACTGATATACATACATTGCGGACCCAGTTATGGGTGTACCATAATCGAACAAAATGATTTTATTCATGCTAGTGTCTTTTTTAACACCActacatcatacaaatttgttctATATATGCATATCctatatgagtctaaactcggacCGTCAAGTTTGCACGTACATAAGTTTTCTACTTGACGACAAGGTAAGTTGGGTCATAACCCATTATATGACCATAAGAATATTGCTCCAagtgaaaatcaaatttaataacTTTCGAGTTCATGTGATTTGGCCCCTAAAAAATTCGTCGATAGGCTATCATCCAAATGGTTTCATGCTAA is a genomic window containing:
- the LOC119987123 gene encoding dof zinc finger protein DOF2.4-like produces the protein MIQELFGGHAAALIGGERKISINGSTLLEPTPSPSPSPSPSSSTKPTNTTTTTTTTTSSDQKENLRCPRCDSSNTKFCYYNNYNLTQPRHFCKTCRRYWTKGGALRNVPIGGGCRKNKNTTISTSISKSSANEIKTLATDFGIGSSSFRGFDYHHELASNPISFSSPQSSHHLLSLLRPNPNPNPNFVKGEGVMIGSHMMSSEPALLNGQTLSLDSLGQAPSLGLCSPYWKNNSQQQNGVIVGQEAQDNSTGLQELYQRLRSSTSTGYYTGQSVPGVPSNVGSSSASSYSSILEPNPAATGNQLGYWSNNPAFSSSWSDLPTTNGAYP